A segment of the Bos taurus isolate L1 Dominette 01449 registration number 42190680 breed Hereford chromosome 19, ARS-UCD2.0, whole genome shotgun sequence genome:
CTGTGCGCCCCGACAAAGGTGGCCTGTTCCCTCCTACCAGGCCAGTTTGCAAATGAGGCCCGTGTTTGCCCTGGAGGGCGGGCACAATGCCCAGCTTGTGGGGGTGCACAGAGCTTCTCTGTGCCCACCAGAAGTGTTCCCCTCCTCTTTGGGTGGCTGGCCAGACCTGTGGCTGAGGGCCAGGACCCCTCTACGAGGGAGAAGGAAGCAGACGGTGTGGGGGCCGCCAGGGGCTGGGCAGGCTGACTGGCTGTCAACCCCAGAGGGAGCGCCCTGCGTAAGGGAATTGGGGAACCCAGAATCTGAGGCTGGAGCAGATTCCACCTGCTGCGCTCTGTATGCCTGGGCTTGAGGGGAGTTTAGCGGGAGGGAGGTTATTCCTGGCTCTGAGGAAGCCATCGAGCCtatgggggagggggggcgggctGGAGTGGGCGGGAACTGGGGACTTTCGCAGGCGCTGTCCCTGATCACTGCTCCTCGTGACCCCAGATCTACCCGGACCCAGAACTGGAGGTGCAGGTATTGGGCCTGTCTATTCGCTGCATCCATAGCGAGGAGGGCTGCCGCTGGAATGGCCCCCTTCGGCACCTACAGGTGAGCCTCTGCCCCGGGTGGCAGGACACACCCCGACCCCGGCAGGCACTAACTCAGCCCCTCCCACCAGGGCCACCTGAATACCTGCAGCTTCAACGTGGTGCCCTGCCCCAACCGCTGCCCCGCCAAGCTGAGCCGCCGAGACCTGCCTGCGCACCTGCAGCACGACTGCCCCAAGCGGCGGCTCAAGTGCGAGTTCTGCGGCTGCGACTTCAGCGGGGAGGCCTTCGAGGTGGGTGGGGCctcggggagggggcggggcaccCGGGGTCGGGGAGCCCTGAAGACTCAGCGGGCCGCCCCCGCGCCTCCACAGAGCCACGAGGGCGTGTGCCCGCAAGAGAGCGTGTACTGTGAGAACAAGTGTGGTGCCCGCATGATGCGGCGGCTGCTGGCCCAGCATGCCACCTCCGAGTGCCCCAAGCGCACCCAGCCTTGCACCTACTGCACCAAGGAGTTCGTCTTCGACACCATCCAGGTAGGCCCCTCCTGAGTCCGGGCGGAGTCCGCGGGACCAGGAGCAGGGAGTTGGGCCGCTGACTGTTCCGCTCTGCCTCTGGGCCATAGAGTCACCAGTACCAGTGCCCAAGGCTGCCTGTGCCGTGCCCCAACCAGTGTGGCGTGGGCACCGTGGCTCGGGAGGACCTGCCAGGCCACCTGAAGGACAGCTGTAGCACCGCCCTGGTGCTGTGCCCGTTCAAAGACTCCGGCTGCAAGCACAGGGTGAGATGCCTTTTTTCCTTCCCCTCAGCTCCCTTCTTGGTGCTTGAGACCTCAGACGTAGGCCCTGAGTGGTCCCTGCCGTGCTGCCCGGAAGGCCCAGTCCTTCCTCTGCTGGCCGGCTCCAGCCTTATTAGTGCCTTGTTTTCCCCATTCAGGGCTCGGTGCCCACTACCCTGTATCCACTCCTCCCCTCTCGCCTGAACTCGCCCCTACTCActctcctctctttcccccaTGGCCTGGGGCTTTGCCGACAGTGCCCTAAGCTGGCGATGGCACGGCACGTGGAGGAGAGTGTGAAGCCGCATCTGGCCATGATGTGTGCCCTGGTGAGCCGGCAgcggcaggagctgcaggagctaCGAAGAGAGCTGGAGGAGCTGTCGGTGGGCAGTGATGGCGTGCTCATCTGGAAGATTGGCAGTTACGGGCGCCGGCTCCAGGAGGCCAAAGCCAAGCCCAACCTCGAGTGCTTCAGCCCTGCCTTCTACACGCACAAGTACGGCTACAAGTTGCAGGTGTCTGCGTTCCTCAACGGCAATGGCAGTGGCGAGGGCACCCACCTCTCACTCTACATTCGCGTGCTGCCAGGTGCCTTTGACAATCTCCTCGAGTGGCCCTTCGCCCGCCGTGTGACCTTCTCCCTACTGGATCAGAGTGACCCTGGGCTGGCGAAGCCACAGCATGTCACTGAGACCTTTCACCCTGACCCAAACTGGAAGAATTTCCAAAAACCAGGCACTTGGCGGGGCTCCCTGGATGAGAGTTCTCTGGGCTTTGGTTACCCCAAGTTCATCTCCCACCAGGATATCCGCAAGCGAAACTATGTGCGGGATGATGCGGTCTTCATCCGTGCCTCTGTTGAATTGCCCCGAAAGATCCTCAGCTGAGAGCAGACcaagcagcaggagaaggggggagGGCAGTGACCTCCATCGGGCATGGCTGAGCCTGGAGAGGGGGCCGGACCCccttacagctgctgctgctgccgagGCTCTGGTACCCCattccccctccctccttccccaccacccTCAGGTGCCTCCTATTGGTGCTTCAGCTCTGACCTCGGGGAAGAGCAGGTCTTAGGGTCATCAAGGGCTTGGAAACCAGCGAGCCCCCGGACCTGTCTCCTGGACAGGGCAGACACGCCTTGGTGCCGGCTACACTCTTCCCGGGACCGAGGTGCCTGCTGGTGCTATGTCCCAAGAGCCATAGGGGGGAGGGGGAGTTGGGAAACTGAGGGGGTAGTTAAAATAATCTTGAGATCAGATTTCTCTTATCCTTTCCCCAGCTGTGTCCCCTctggttatttatttacttagtgcCAGGAGGGCACAGCGGGGAGCCCTGATTTTTAATAAATCCTGAATTGTATTTATTAACTTGGTTCCAGCCTGACTCATCCGGGTTGCTTAGGGTCCTGGAAGGCTAGGCCCTAGGGTGAAGTCAAgggacaggggtgggggtgggggtggcggggtggggggcctgCAACCGTTCTGGCCCGAATCCAATGGCGCTCATGGATCGCCCTCTGGTGGAAGACAGAGGGACTGCAAGGGGCTTTGTGTGGAAGAGTTGCCTGCTGCTGCCCTCTGGTGATTCTATGAGGGAGCTGCAGGCTCAACACAATAAGGGCTATAGTCCCTGATTCATACCCCACCAAAGACTAGTGCCTGTCCTTTGGCAGGTGTTTCTTGGTCTAATGAGAGTAGCTACCATTCATTGAGTACTTTTGATATGGCAGACACTGCTAAGcattttatatgcattatttcaCTTAAGTGCAATAGTTAATAAAAGGACCTTAGTGAGCTGTGATGAAGACAGTCCAAGTTCCCACCTAGCACAAGATACAGTCGGTCCTTTGTGGGTTCCACATCCTTGAATTCAATCAAGAGAGTAAACTGGAAACACTTGGGAAAAGCTACAAAGAGCAAAACTTACTGGCTACTCATGGGTAAATTTACATGGTGTTACATTGTATTACATATTATCTATAGATTACTTAAAGCATGTGGTAAAATGTGCgcaggttatatgcaaatattatgcTATTTTCTATCAAGGACTTGTTCATCTGTGGACTCGGGGAATTCTTTAAACCAATTCCCTGTGGATAATGAGGGATGACTGTGAGCACTTGGTGAATGTTAGCCTAACTCCAAAGCCTTCAAGGTATTCAAAGCACTTGGATTTCCCCATCCATACTTGCTTTTCATACAGGTCTCAAAGGAGGTGCCTGTGATTATCCATATTTGAACTGACTTCAGTTATCATCCAGCTATTTTGGGGCAGGGCCTGGATTTTTCTTCCCCTTATCACTGGATTCTGTTTTAAGCTCCAGCAATCCCTAGAATAGCTTCCTTTACTTTTGGCAATAGATTTGGTTTTAGATCTTTGCTATGCTTGCTTTTTGGCAAGTTACTTAGCTACATGACATCCTTACTCTCGCTGGTAAAATGAGAGTAATCCTGCTAGATTTGTAAAGATTAACTCATCAGCATAAAGTGCCTTACTCTTGCCTGGCCCTAAGAGGCCTGTGTATGGAAAATACTGTTCAGGCTCAGTATGGGAAGGAGAAGGTTCAAAGGCTGTAACTTGCCGTCTCTACTTTGCCAGCCAGAGACTCAGGTGGAAAAGCCCTTATCAGAAGTGACAGGAAAGGCCTATGCCTGAGACAGCAAGCCTGAGGAACTAACCAAAGCCTTCAAAAGGTCAAATTCACTCATCTAGAGAGAGACGAAGCCCTGGCTGCTTTGCTGAGAAACATGGCTCTTTCATGAGCTAAACCATCTTGGTATAGTGAGGCCTGGAAGCTGGTAAAAGACCGTGGGCTGTCGCAGAAGAAATGCCTTAAGCACAGACCTGGGTTTCCAGCACCAACAGGTGGAACCTCTTCTGCATTAGCCTTTCCGCAGAAGCCAGACCCCCACCTCTGCAGATCAAGTCCTCTCTGCTGGCAGCACTGTGCCACTGCACCACTCCAGGTGGTAGGGTCATACAGGTTGGTCCCTCCTTTGGTTGACCCCATACCCATACTGCCGATTCCGTGCCTCTGCAGGTGGTCATAATTGCTTATGGAACTCAAGGCGGGTTTTGCATCACAGTGTGAGTGGGGCTCAACTGTCTACTCTGTTCAGCCTTGTTACTCTAGGCTGACTGTCGGTTTTCTTTCACACAGATGGAATGAAGAGTAAAGGCAAAAAGTACCTTCATGAAAAAACACCCTACAGACAAGGACATGCTCAAGGTGTTTTCGACTCCCATCAGTTTTGAGAACCACCTATTAACCATTTGATTGCACACTCACTGAGTTCTACaacctgtgggatctttccttccctccatcaCATCTTAGTCCAGACCCAAACTCAGCAGAAAAGGGGACACCTAAAGAGCTGTTGTGGGcttccacccccccacccccaccccctggagaccaaaaaaaaaaaatctcctatcAGTACTCAACCTTTTAAGACTGAAATTGCCAAGAGGGCCACTTTTCATGTTACAGATTATTACAACACTTATCACTTGTCAGAGGTCCTCAGAAATTCCAAGATtttcaagggggaggggagggacatTCAGTCTTAAGTCAGCTTATTCACAAACCAGATCCCCATTTTTCAGTGACTGATTGTCCTTGAACACGGCAGTACAATAAACTGGGCCTCCACTGAAGGGTGGCAAACATAACCATCAAGTCCCACCAAGCCCCCCGCAGCCCTGCCCAGGGCAGACGGCCAGTCAGGCGGATGCCCCCTGCAGGGGCTGACTCAGCATACCTGCCCTGGGATGATGGGTGGGGAGAGCTTCTGACTGGGACAAATACTCTAGAAGGccctttaaaaatgagaaattatttctAGAAAGTATTAAAAACCGTTAAGAAAGATCATCTCAAACAAGCATTAACGAATAGGACAAGATCAAAAGATGAGTTTGCTCTTTTTACTGGTTTATAATAATCTTAAAAACCCCATCACACCCATAAACCACCACAGGTGAGAGGATGAGGGAGATGGAGAATGAATGCTACAGTATGTGGAcggcaggagacccagattatTCTCTAGCGGCAGTGTGGAATGGAGGCGGGGGTGTGGACAGGAGGCCCTGGCGTGGGCCCTTATTGCTGGTTGGGGGTTGGCTGGCAGAGGGGAAGAGGGGCTCAGGGTGATCTAGGAAACATCTCCCACCAAAGGGGAAGGTAGTGGAGGGCAGGGGGTCACAGTACATTTTCCATGCAGACTAGGGGTGAGAGTGAGAGCTTCAGATGCACCCCTACACAGGAAGAGATGGGTTTGAGGTTTGATTTTTAAGCCCCCAAGTTGGTGTCTGGTCCAATTTCCTAAAACGGCAGCTCACCTTTTGGGGAGAGAGGCATTGGAAGAAAATTACAGCAAAAGTATCTGGTTTGGAGATCAAGCAGGGGATAAGCTGAGACAGCAGTGTCCTTTCACAGAATTTAACTCAAGAGAAGGGGCCCCTGGGTGAGACGGAGGCCAGCACACTGGGAGAAGGCATCGCACCAAAAGCTGCTGGTGCTCCTGGGGGCTCAGGACAGGAAGGTACCAGTGTCTACAGACGGCAGCAAGACAGCGGGGAGCAATAAATTAGGACTTCATGTTGCTATCATTTGGCATAACACAATCAGGCAtgatttttccttgtttttttttctctttttaaatataaggCAACTTGCCaacacataatttaaaaactgGTCTTCAGTCACATTGCTTCAGATCACTAGAGAATTTCTGGCTAAAGAACAGTGGATAGTATAGTAAACAAAACCAAGAATCTTAAACAACATCAGCTCACATTccccagagaggagaggaaagggtaGGGCTTATTtggtttaaagggaaaaaaaacaacagcccAACTATGTATCTTTAACAGAAGGAAGCAAAATGTTACAACAAAACATAATCTAAGTTACAGAAAAGTTTAAAGTTTCTAGCCAACTAACTGTCACGTGGGGATGGGACACTGAACGTGGGGTGGGTGAGGGAAGGGCGAGGGGCAGGAGGGGCTGTTTCCAATAGAGGCCCGTCTCCAGCTGTTGGAACCATGCTCATTTGGTAAAGGAGAAGTCAAAGAGCTTAaggctttgtgttttttttccttcattaaacTGAGGGGCTGCGGAAGGTGACTAGACAGTGAATGCACCTGTGGGGCCGCTCACACACACTGCTACTCAAACCCACGCTACATTCATACAGAACAGGACGCTTAAAACTTACAGTGTAGAGCAATATTCTTAGCCAGTGTAGAGAACCAAATgcagtttaacttttttttttttcagtgtttttaattcCAAACTCCAATGTGATCATCCCATACCTACTACCTAATTCCTCAAGTAAGActggcttgtttgttttgttggcGAGGGGAGAGTGGGGCATGAGGGCAGCAGGTGACTCAGGAGACAACAGGCAGGAAGGTCTTGGATATGCCAGATGTCCTGGCATTGCTCTAGGGATGGAAAGGGAGTTAGGAACCAAGGTATCAATACAAAGACAGGCTCCCCACCCCCGCTGCCCTGCAATGTCCCAAGGCCATGGCCACATGCTGCAGGATGCCCTTGAGGAGTGGCAAGGATGAGTGCAGTGGCTCTGGGTTCAATGCAGGTGTAAAAATAGCCTTGAGGAAGGGCTGGAAGATGCAGACAGGGTCAGTTTTGATTTGAGGTCTTTGGGTAAATAAGAAATCAGCTCCCAGTACACTTGGGAAGTCTGGCTTCTTAGTCCCagaaagagagacagggagaggccTAGCTTTGGCAGCTGGATGCTGACTACTCCCTCGCCTAAGGGGACCCTTCCCTTAGCCCATACCTCAGTCCTAAGGGCAACGGTGAGAGGTGCAGGTAAGGATGAAAGGAGGCTGGTGGGAAAGGGTGGGCAGGAGGTGGCGGGGAGACGGGGCAGGAACTGGACTTGTAGGCAGGCAATGGAGAGTCAAGCCGGGAGTTGAGATTGGGTCCCAACATAAACCCAAAAGTTGCTGGGGCTGGTACAGGTGAAGATAAAGGCGAAAAGGACCCCCCTCTGTCCTCAATTAGATCCCACTAAATTCCCTTTCTTAGACATCTAAGAATGATCACGTTGGAGCAGTGAAACTTTGAAACTATCCAATTACTCAAAAGTAAGACTAAACCTAGGAGGGTGACGTATGACGTGGAACTGGAGGGCACCAGGGCTCCCTATCTATACCCGGGGTGCTGAACATGAAGACTTCGACTATCTGTGGGGTCAGGGGCTCGGTTGCCAGGGGCTCGGTGGGCCTTGCTCAGCATGGCCAGGCTCTGTTCTCGGAAGCAGGCCTGCTGGAAATCCCCACTTAAGTAATCCACCGTTTGTATCAAGCTGTTCTGGCTTGCCACTGGACCGCCCCCGGTCCCTGCCCGGAAGTGGGCCCCAGCAGCCACCGCCGCACAGTCGAGGGGTGCGCCCGTGGGCTGCCCACCGTGGAACGGCACGGCGAGGTCCTGAGACCCCGAGCTGTCGCTATTGGGAGTGGGCAGAATGTTGTTCCACAGGGGTTGGAAGTAGTGACCATTGGGGTAGGCCAGTGGGGCGGCCAGGCCGTTGACGGGTGGGGACGGGGTTGGCTTCTCCAGGGGTGGCTTCAGATGGAAAGACTGTGCCAGGCAGAGTTCCTGCGGGTAGGCAGGGGTCTTGCCCACCAAGCCAGGCCCTGCCAACTCGCGTCCTGCTGCATGCTTGCCTGTCAGGCCAGGGGCCGGTGTCCCACCGGCCTCACCGCACATCTGCTGCAGGTGTGCCAGCTGGTGCTGGTTCCAGGCGACTGGCTTGAGGTCGCTAGGGTAGCCAGTGGGGGCACGCGAGAGGCCCGCGGGCAGGTTGACGGGGCCCGCAGGGGGCAGCGCGGCACTGGCCGCGTGGGTGTGCTCCATGGGATTGACCACACATGAAGGCATTGGTGTGGGGACGCTGTGGGTCGACACCCGAGTGCTTGCATTGATGAGCAGACTGCGACTAATGGGGCTGGGGTTGGCGATCTGGCCCTCACACACTGAGGTAGTGCTGACGCCCGCCCGCGTCTGGCAAAACTGGTTGATCTGGTGCACGATGCTGCTCAGGTCCGGGGGCTGGCTGTGCTGCAGGGTAG
Coding sequences within it:
- the TRAF4 gene encoding TNF receptor-associated factor 4; translated protein: MPGFDYKFLEKPKRRLLCPLCGKPMREPVQVSTCGHRFCDTCLQEFLSEGVFKCPEDQLPLDYAKIYPDPELEVQVLGLSIRCIHSEEGCRWNGPLRHLQGHLNTCSFNVVPCPNRCPAKLSRRDLPAHLQHDCPKRRLKCEFCGCDFSGEAFESHEGVCPQESVYCENKCGARMMRRLLAQHATSECPKRTQPCTYCTKEFVFDTIQSHQYQCPRLPVPCPNQCGVGTVAREDLPGHLKDSCSTALVLCPFKDSGCKHRCPKLAMARHVEESVKPHLAMMCALVSRQRQELQELRRELEELSVGSDGVLIWKIGSYGRRLQEAKAKPNLECFSPAFYTHKYGYKLQVSAFLNGNGSGEGTHLSLYIRVLPGAFDNLLEWPFARRVTFSLLDQSDPGLAKPQHVTETFHPDPNWKNFQKPGTWRGSLDESSLGFGYPKFISHQDIRKRNYVRDDAVFIRASVELPRKILS
- the FAM222B gene encoding protein FAM222B isoform X1; this encodes MLACLPGPGDLSFQLLSHTQMNTGLQKWDTTQKMRTAHYPTPAELDAYAKKVANNPLTIKIFPNSVKVPQRKHVRRTVNGLDTSAQRYSPYPTQAATRAGLLAIVKVPAKSILKDFDGTRARLLPEAIMNPPVAPYATVAPSTLAHPQAQALARQQALQHAQTLAHAPPQTLQHPQGIPPPQALSHPQSLQQPQGLGHPQPMAQTQGLVHPQALSHQGLQHPPTPLLHGGRKMPDSDAPPNVTVSTSTIPLSMAATLQHSQPPDLSSIVHQINQFCQTRAGVSTTSVCEGQIANPSPISRSLLINASTRVSTHSVPTPMPSCVVNPMEHTHAASAALPPAGPVNLPAGLSRAPTGYPSDLKPVAWNQHQLAHLQQMCGEAGGTPAPGLTGKHAAGRELAGPGLVGKTPAYPQELCLAQSFHLKPPLEKPTPSPPVNGLAAPLAYPNGHYFQPLWNNILPTPNSDSSGSQDLAVPFHGGQPTGAPLDCAAVAAGAHFRAGTGGGPVASQNSLIQTVDYLSGDFQQACFREQSLAMLSKAHRAPGNRAPDPTDSRSLHVQHPGYR
- the FAM222B gene encoding protein FAM222B isoform X2; amino-acid sequence: MRTAHYPTPAELDAYAKKVANNPLTIKIFPNSVKVPQRKHVRRTVNGLDTSAQRYSPYPTQAATRAGLLAIVKVPAKSILKDFDGTRARLLPEAIMNPPVAPYATVAPSTLAHPQAQALARQQALQHAQTLAHAPPQTLQHPQGIPPPQALSHPQSLQQPQGLGHPQPMAQTQGLVHPQALSHQGLQHPPTPLLHGGRKMPDSDAPPNVTVSTSTIPLSMAATLQHSQPPDLSSIVHQINQFCQTRAGVSTTSVCEGQIANPSPISRSLLINASTRVSTHSVPTPMPSCVVNPMEHTHAASAALPPAGPVNLPAGLSRAPTGYPSDLKPVAWNQHQLAHLQQMCGEAGGTPAPGLTGKHAAGRELAGPGLVGKTPAYPQELCLAQSFHLKPPLEKPTPSPPVNGLAAPLAYPNGHYFQPLWNNILPTPNSDSSGSQDLAVPFHGGQPTGAPLDCAAVAAGAHFRAGTGGGPVASQNSLIQTVDYLSGDFQQACFREQSLAMLSKAHRAPGNRAPDPTDSRSLHVQHPGYR